In a genomic window of Sulfurimonas denitrificans DSM 1251:
- a CDS encoding beta strand repeat-containing protein produces the protein MLFNKSASINTAGLVATTKNISDADFNAGNYNFTGESTASVINMGTINITDGGYASLLANSVRNDGTITAIRGKVTLTGASEATINLNGNSLVNLRVDKGVLDALVENKGAIYADGGEIYLTTNAVNELLKGVVNNTGIIEANSIDGITGKVELFAHGGTVKIGGTITAKDGFVETSGKSLHVEDSTIIKTKEWLIDPDNVIIESSGGDVLTGESVSVTAIQNALSTANIELQATTNITVNENIIWSTDKQLTLSADSINVNKTIENTNTTNGGVYFNAANVRNKVVFGVDGKVIIHNVNQLQWMNQALGGKYELGSNIDASVTSSWNGSKGWIPIFTSEVIYDSEMYEYITNYFGFTGTFNGLGHTISNLTINDTTRYHTGLFGIIDTATVQNVGLVGVNITGYNYVGALVGVNNSSTSIIKNAYTTGLVNGYEWVGGLVGANVNNSTIKNSYATVTVSGTRKVGGLAGYSSSAIINSYASGTVSGTTYVGGLVGLDFIGGTITNAYYDNQANTGTMGDSGYGKTKAQLLALVTDAIWENTIWGTAASQTSGYTTDAITLPFLRSATKFDNTLFNSGFGTALNPYTITNWTQLQNINNSNILTHNYYFNLSNDMGSTTAGYTNSGTGWNPIGDETNKFKGTFDGLNHTISNLYINDSAKDCVGLFGNVDEGTIKNIGVLSVDITGKVYVGGLVGANEGTITNAYATGSVSGNSHIGGLVGSTSGTITNAYATTSVSGTDNLGGLAGSSIGFITNTYATGLITGTTKLGGLVGWSKGTTLTNSFWDMQTTGQPTVGVGNGSSGVAGKTTAELQKFSTFNDAGWDIASDSALAVGTPLLSMNGATPIWKIKTDVAPTQTPVPTPVPTPTPEPIPEPITPPTPQKHNNTGDILTPIINGIQTTVQVPNILVNLLATNAPSVTPSLAMQQANTNLATNFGVQTGSVQITSIAAKGEEANALVTLSEIKEAMGDSTQDVRVPFAYNSIIDLVNGGVHLPEGVDQQFYVTKTPKKKSN, from the coding sequence GTGCTTTTTAACAAGAGTGCAAGCATAAACACAGCTGGACTTGTAGCTACAACAAAAAATATCTCAGATGCAGACTTTAACGCAGGTAACTATAACTTTACAGGCGAGAGTACAGCAAGCGTTATCAACATGGGAACTATCAACATTACAGATGGCGGTTACGCTTCACTTCTTGCAAATAGTGTAAGAAATGATGGAACTATCACAGCCATAAGAGGAAAGGTAACTCTAACAGGCGCTAGTGAAGCAACTATCAACCTAAATGGAAACTCACTTGTAAATCTAAGAGTAGATAAAGGGGTGTTAGATGCACTTGTAGAGAACAAAGGTGCCATTTACGCTGATGGCGGAGAGATTTACTTAACTACAAATGCAGTAAATGAACTGCTAAAAGGTGTTGTTAACAATACAGGTATCATAGAAGCTAACTCTATTGATGGTATAACAGGCAAGGTAGAGCTTTTTGCTCATGGCGGAACGGTAAAGATTGGCGGAACTATCACTGCAAAAGATGGGTTTGTGGAGACTTCGGGAAAATCTTTACATGTAGAAGATTCTACCATTATCAAAACCAAAGAATGGCTCATTGACCCTGATAATGTCATTATCGAATCTAGCGGTGGAGATGTTTTAACAGGAGAGAGTGTGAGTGTAACTGCGATTCAAAACGCCCTTAGCACAGCAAATATAGAACTCCAAGCAACTACCAATATTACTGTCAATGAAAATATAATTTGGAGCACAGACAAACAGTTAACATTATCAGCCGATAGTATAAATGTCAATAAAACCATAGAAAACACCAACACCACAAACGGTGGTGTCTATTTCAATGCAGCTAATGTACGCAATAAAGTTGTCTTTGGCGTAGATGGTAAAGTCATTATCCACAATGTCAACCAACTCCAGTGGATGAATCAAGCACTTGGTGGGAAGTATGAATTAGGAAGCAATATAGATGCGAGTGTGACTTCTTCTTGGAATGGTAGTAAAGGGTGGATACCAATTTTTACAAGTGAAGTGATATATGATTCCGAGATGTATGAATATATTACTAATTATTTTGGCTTTACGGGAACCTTTAATGGACTGGGGCATACCATCTCAAATCTAACCATCAATGATACTACAAGATACCATACAGGACTTTTTGGAATAATAGATACTGCTACAGTACAAAATGTTGGCTTAGTTGGTGTTAATATCACAGGCTACAATTACGTAGGGGCTTTGGTAGGAGTAAATAATAGTAGTACATCAATTATCAAAAATGCTTATACCACAGGCTTGGTAAATGGGTATGAGTGGGTAGGTGGTTTAGTAGGAGCTAATGTCAACAATTCAACTATCAAAAACTCTTATGCCACAGTCACGGTGAGTGGAACACGAAAGGTAGGTGGATTAGCAGGATATAGCAGTTCAGCCATCATAAATTCTTATGCTTCAGGAACAGTAAGTGGAACGACTTATGTGGGTGGTTTAGTTGGACTTGACTTCATTGGAGGAACTATCACAAACGCTTACTATGACAATCAAGCCAATACAGGCACTATGGGTGATAGTGGTTATGGTAAAACAAAAGCCCAACTTTTAGCTTTAGTCACAGATGCAATTTGGGAGAATACGATTTGGGGAACAGCGGCTTCCCAAACCAGTGGATATACAACCGATGCAATCACATTACCCTTTTTACGAAGTGCCACAAAGTTTGACAACACTCTTTTTAACAGTGGATTTGGAACCGCACTAAACCCCTACACCATCACCAACTGGACGCAACTCCAAAATATTAACAACAGCAATATCTTAACACACAACTACTACTTCAATCTATCCAATGACATGGGGAGTACAACCGCAGGCTACACAAACAGCGGTACAGGTTGGAATCCTATTGGAGATGAAACCAATAAGTTTAAAGGTACCTTTGATGGTTTAAACCATACAATTTCAAACTTATATATAAATGATAGTGCAAAAGACTGTGTAGGGCTTTTTGGAAATGTAGATGAAGGAACAATAAAAAATATAGGTGTCCTTAGTGTTGATATTACTGGAAAAGTGTATGTTGGTGGACTGGTGGGAGCAAATGAGGGAACCATTACTAATGCCTATGCCACAGGTTCAGTCAGTGGAAATAGTCATATAGGTGGATTAGTAGGATCAACCTCTGGAACTATTACTAATGCCTATGCCACAACTTCGGTAAGTGGAACTGATAATTTAGGTGGATTGGCAGGGTCAAGCATAGGATTCATTACTAATACCTATGCTACAGGTTTAATAACTGGAACTACTAAGTTGGGTGGATTAGTAGGGTGGAGCAAAGGAACAACTCTAACCAATAGCTTTTGGGACATGCAAACAACAGGACAACCTACCGTTGGTGTAGGAAACGGGTCTTCAGGTGTTGCTGGCAAAACAACAGCAGAGCTTCAAAAATTTAGCACCTTTAATGATGCTGGATGGGATATTGCAAGCGATAGTGCTTTAGCTGTTGGAACTCCTCTGCTTAGTATGAATGGAGCAACACCTATTTGGAAGATTAAAACGGATGTTGCACCAACACAAACACCAGTTCCGACACCAGTTCCGACACCGACACCTGAACCTATTCCAGAACCAATTACTCCGCCTACACCTCAAAAGCATAATAACACAGGAGATATACTAACACCTATTATCAATGGAATCCAAACTACAGTTCAAGTTCCAAATATTTTAGTAAATCTCTTGGCAACAAATGCACCTAGTGTAACTCCTTCTCTAGCGATGCAACAAGCAAA
- a CDS encoding filamentous hemagglutinin N-terminal domain-containing protein, translated as MKYNPDFSSRFRILKGGKISLVVSALIGSITILSASPTGGVVTSGVANISQSGAITNITQSTNKATINWQNFSIGANETVNFAQPNVNAIALNRIVGNERSVIESTKRKRTSLDTKLKRCAF; from the coding sequence ATGAAGTACAATCCAGATTTTAGCTCACGATTTCGCATCCTAAAAGGCGGAAAGATTAGCTTAGTCGTCTCTGCTTTAATAGGAAGTATCACAATACTTTCAGCTTCGCCGACAGGCGGAGTAGTAACAAGCGGTGTTGCAAACATCTCTCAAAGCGGTGCAATAACCAATATAACCCAAAGCACAAACAAAGCCACCATCAACTGGCAAAACTTCTCTATCGGTGCAAATGAGACAGTTAATTTTGCTCAGCCAAATGTAAATGCTATCGCTCTTAACCGTATAGTTGGAAATGAGAGAAGTGTAATAGAGAGCACTAAACGCAAACGGACAAGTTTGGATACTAAACTCAAACGGTGTGCTTTTTAA
- a CDS encoding transporter substrate-binding domain-containing protein, giving the protein MRTVFFIFLITFHLFATTSIAQKSAQLGLTQEEKQWLIDNPRILVGMDPNYAPYEWIDKNGNHIGVVVDYIHELEKILDVRFEILKNKSWDELLTLAQKGELDMLTSTVKTPERSKYLTFSEPYHIAPTIIVDNKKGAFIGSLKQLSNKRVVVEKGYFMGEFIKNKYPKIQLVLASSTKEALEMVTDDRADAYVGDANIVDFVMRKNDFSTLRFSGQTEYVSYQAFALTKGNEPLAPILTKAMATTPKEEFDAIFYHWLSIDNSTNVKTLVKYALLLLVILAVVGYWIYLLRREIKYRKLAEKKLKASETLYRELTEDVTDVIWKANSNHILTYISPSVEEKLGFKPEELVGRHVFEMFTPEGVAIVMERIKQRQENQEQAVHDVHSIFEVQHKCKDGSFIWGEVVSKAVYDKNRNIIGYHGISRDTTMRKEMEREKELLYQELDHRVKNNLQVISSIVSLHSCQEDISKSLEDIHNTISAISLAHDKLHQDELHKTLEIKHYVSALLDNLLASSVLKIQKEIDSTQIYLGASHSITLGIIINEFVSNSIKYAFQSISSPKITLTITQDKEFINVLISDNGIGFKGKKQSSGIGMDIIKTLAKSRFKTDVIFFDNNGTSLTFKIPL; this is encoded by the coding sequence ATGAGAACTGTTTTTTTTATTTTTCTTATTACTTTTCATCTCTTTGCTACAACATCAATTGCCCAAAAATCAGCTCAATTAGGACTCACTCAAGAAGAAAAACAGTGGCTTATAGATAATCCTCGCATCCTTGTTGGAATGGATCCAAATTATGCACCTTATGAGTGGATAGATAAAAATGGCAACCACATAGGTGTTGTTGTAGATTATATTCATGAACTTGAAAAGATACTAGATGTACGTTTTGAGATACTAAAAAACAAATCATGGGATGAGCTACTTACTCTTGCACAAAAGGGTGAACTAGATATGCTCACAAGCACGGTTAAAACACCTGAACGTTCAAAATATCTTACCTTTAGTGAACCCTACCATATTGCACCAACTATTATTGTGGATAATAAAAAAGGTGCTTTTATAGGAAGTTTAAAACAGCTTTCAAATAAGCGTGTAGTTGTTGAAAAAGGCTATTTTATGGGAGAATTTATAAAAAATAAATACCCAAAGATTCAGCTTGTACTGGCTTCTAGTACGAAAGAAGCTTTAGAAATGGTGACAGATGATAGAGCCGATGCTTATGTAGGTGATGCCAATATTGTAGATTTTGTTATGAGGAAAAATGATTTTAGTACACTGCGTTTTTCGGGTCAAACAGAGTATGTAAGCTATCAAGCATTTGCACTAACAAAAGGGAACGAACCACTTGCTCCCATTTTGACAAAAGCGATGGCAACTACCCCAAAAGAAGAGTTTGATGCAATATTTTATCATTGGCTTAGTATTGATAATAGTACAAATGTTAAAACACTTGTAAAATATGCTCTTTTGCTCCTTGTGATACTTGCAGTAGTTGGTTACTGGATTTATCTCTTGCGACGAGAAATTAAGTACCGAAAACTTGCAGAAAAAAAACTCAAAGCCAGTGAAACACTTTATCGTGAACTTACTGAAGATGTTACAGATGTGATTTGGAAAGCTAACAGTAATCATATTTTGACCTATATCAGTCCAAGTGTCGAAGAAAAACTAGGCTTTAAACCTGAAGAGTTGGTGGGTCGTCATGTCTTTGAAATGTTTACGCCCGAGGGAGTAGCTATTGTCATGGAGCGAATTAAACAAAGACAAGAGAATCAAGAACAAGCCGTACACGATGTTCATTCTATTTTTGAAGTACAACACAAGTGCAAAGATGGCTCTTTTATTTGGGGAGAGGTAGTTTCAAAAGCGGTCTATGATAAAAATAGAAATATCATTGGTTACCACGGTATTAGCAGAGATACAACGATGCGAAAAGAGATGGAGAGAGAAAAAGAGTTATTGTACCAAGAGTTAGATCACAGAGTCAAAAATAACCTTCAAGTAATCTCAAGCATAGTCTCTTTGCACTCTTGCCAAGAAGATATATCAAAGTCACTAGAAGATATTCACAATACTATCAGTGCAATCTCTTTAGCTCACGATAAACTTCATCAAGATGAGTTGCACAAAACCTTAGAGATAAAACACTATGTTAGCGCTCTTTTAGATAATCTTTTGGCAAGTTCTGTTTTAAAGATACAAAAAGAGATAGATTCTACACAAATCTATCTAGGTGCGTCTCACTCTATCACTCTTGGCATCATCATCAATGAATTTGTCAGCAACTCTATCAAATATGCTTTTCAAAGCATAAGTTCACCCAAAATTACACTTACAATCACGCAAGACAAAGAGTTCATCAATGTTTTAATTTCAGATAACGGCATAGGCTTTAAAGGAAAGAAGCAAAGTTCTGGTATTGGGATGGATATTATTAAAACTCTTGCAAAAAGCAGATTCAAAACCGATGTGATATTTTTTGATAATAACGGAACATCATTAACGTTTAAAATTCCTTTATAA
- a CDS encoding winged helix-turn-helix domain-containing protein codes for MLVSASIKGKNLTFDYYYNKETQMLFYKNEQITLSKQESQLFHICYLSKGSFVPMHTIEYYIWGEEYVNDSTKRGLIYRLKKKLNHTIFEYLGGFGCKVDGL; via the coding sequence ATGCTAGTTTCAGCCTCCATCAAAGGCAAAAATCTCACATTTGATTATTATTATAACAAAGAAACGCAGATGCTTTTTTATAAAAATGAGCAGATAACTCTCTCAAAACAAGAATCTCAACTTTTTCACATATGTTATCTAAGTAAAGGCTCCTTTGTTCCCATGCACACGATTGAGTACTATATTTGGGGTGAGGAATACGTGAATGATTCGACAAAAAGAGGACTTATTTATCGTTTGAAGAAAAAATTAAACCATACTATTTTTGAGTATTTGGGTGGATTTGGATGCAAAGTGGATGGACTTTGA
- a CDS encoding response regulator: MYKVMIIEDEPLIALDLTKILEKKGFEVTGHVGNFEDAHALFHANKPDIILSDIKLEDNESGIEVIKELKKISDFSVVYLTSYGDDEIVEKALQTHPVAYITKPFKESV; this comes from the coding sequence ATGTATAAAGTAATGATAATAGAAGATGAGCCTCTCATTGCTTTGGATCTTACAAAAATTTTAGAAAAAAAAGGCTTTGAAGTAACGGGTCATGTGGGAAATTTTGAAGATGCTCATGCACTTTTTCATGCCAATAAACCCGATATCATACTCAGTGATATCAAGCTTGAAGACAATGAATCAGGCATAGAGGTGATAAAAGAGTTAAAAAAGATAAGTGATTTTAGTGTCGTTTATCTTACTTCTTATGGCGATGATGAGATAGTTGAAAAAGCACTTCAAACTCATCCCGTTGCATATATTACCAAGCCTTTTAAGGAGAGTGTTTAA
- a CDS encoding DUF2325 domain-containing protein, which yields MSVLVIGGDKISSIESILKSLGVLSIVHWDARKKASTCKKIIPIDIECVVMLTSFLNHNAMKYFRNEAKKRELPIVCSKNNSSCLYNEYIKIMKNQNCFECDKYAKCNYK from the coding sequence ATGAGTGTATTGGTAATTGGTGGAGATAAAATTAGCTCAATTGAGTCAATCCTTAAGAGCCTTGGAGTTTTGTCAATAGTCCACTGGGATGCAAGAAAAAAAGCTAGTACATGCAAAAAAATCATACCTATTGATATAGAATGTGTTGTCATGCTAACTTCTTTTTTAAACCACAACGCTATGAAGTACTTTAGAAATGAAGCAAAAAAAAGAGAGTTGCCAATAGTGTGTTCAAAAAACAACAGTAGCTGCCTTTATAACGAATATATAAAAATTATGAAAAATCAGAACTGTTTTGAGTGTGATAAATATGCAAAATGTAACTATAAATAG
- the glmU gene encoding bifunctional UDP-N-acetylglucosamine diphosphorylase/glucosamine-1-phosphate N-acetyltransferase GlmU — MNKNKISIVILAAGKGSRMKSSKAKVLHPICGKEMLYYIIKTSRAISDDVSVVVAHQRDAVVESMSRYFNDINFVTQDAINFPGTGGAMKGVNIKNERVLVLNGDMPLVEKSSLDGFLEAQGDVVMSIFNLQNPSGYGRVIIEDAEVKKIVEQKDATLQELKVQSVNAGIYAFSKKIIEKYIPLLQNNNAQEEYYLTDIISMARNDGIKITPLLVNENEYKGVNSKKDLSDAEIIMQDKIKNSLMESGVTMQLPSTIYIEEGVVFEGECIVENGCRITGESKIINSHIKAHSVIEDSIVKNSDVGPLAHLRPASNIEDTHIGNFVEIKKSTLKGVKAGHLSYIGDATVDEGTNIGAGVITCNYDGINKYKTVIGKNVFIGSDSQLIAPVVIEDNVMIAAGTTLRSGKVNSGELVVSASKSRIIKDFYYKFFAKK, encoded by the coding sequence ATGAATAAAAATAAAATTAGTATAGTTATATTAGCAGCGGGAAAAGGCAGCCGCATGAAATCCTCCAAAGCGAAGGTTTTACACCCGATTTGTGGTAAAGAGATGCTTTACTATATCATCAAAACTTCAAGAGCGATAAGCGATGATGTAAGTGTTGTAGTAGCACATCAAAGAGATGCTGTAGTAGAGTCTATGAGCCGCTACTTCAATGATATAAATTTTGTAACACAAGACGCTATAAACTTTCCTGGAACTGGCGGAGCTATGAAGGGTGTGAATATAAAAAATGAGAGAGTATTAGTTTTAAACGGCGATATGCCACTTGTAGAAAAAAGTTCTCTCGATGGGTTTTTAGAAGCACAAGGCGATGTTGTTATGTCTATCTTTAATCTACAAAACCCAAGTGGCTATGGTCGTGTTATCATAGAAGATGCAGAAGTAAAAAAAATAGTAGAGCAAAAAGATGCAACGCTACAAGAGTTAAAAGTTCAGAGTGTAAATGCTGGGATATACGCATTTTCTAAAAAAATTATAGAAAAATATATCCCTCTTTTACAAAATAACAACGCCCAAGAGGAGTACTATCTAACAGATATAATCTCAATGGCAAGAAATGATGGAATAAAAATAACTCCGCTTTTAGTCAATGAAAATGAGTACAAAGGTGTAAACTCAAAAAAAGACCTATCTGATGCTGAAATTATTATGCAAGATAAAATTAAAAACTCTCTAATGGAGTCAGGTGTAACTATGCAACTCCCCTCAACTATATATATTGAAGAGGGTGTTGTTTTTGAAGGTGAGTGTATTGTTGAGAATGGATGCCGCATTACAGGAGAGTCAAAAATAATCAACTCTCATATAAAAGCACATAGTGTCATAGAAGATAGCATAGTAAAAAACTCAGATGTTGGACCTCTAGCACACCTACGCCCTGCTTCAAATATTGAAGATACTCATATAGGAAACTTTGTAGAGATAAAAAAATCTACCCTAAAAGGTGTAAAAGCAGGACATTTGAGCTACATAGGCGATGCAACCGTTGATGAGGGCACAAATATAGGCGCAGGGGTTATTACATGTAACTATGATGGCATAAACAAATATAAAACAGTTATAGGCAAAAATGTTTTCATCGGAAGTGACTCGCAGTTAATTGCCCCTGTAGTAATAGAAGACAATGTAATGATAGCAGCTGGAACAACTCTAAGAAGCGGAAAAGTAAACAGCGGTGAGCTTGTGGTGAGCGCTTCTAAGTCAAGGATTATAAAAGATTTTTACTATAAATTTTTTGCTAAAAAATAA
- a CDS encoding motility protein A translates to MDLGTVIGIVLIMALLLGAMAMGVGIGPYVDIPSVLIVIGGSIGALMISFKPSQMKSFVKIFMIAIKPPQEDKIELIKKLVQFSTKARKDGILALESEVNDEQNAFLKKGLSMAIDGNEPDNIRELLEIEMEQTSTRHKMNGSIFSQWAGLAGAMGMVGTLIGLVAMLLNMADPSAIGPSMAVALLTTMYGAIIGNVVGNPIANILGIRNDEESLVKEMILTGIMSIQSGDAPRALEAKLLSYLAPNERVSQFN, encoded by the coding sequence ATGGATTTAGGTACGGTCATAGGTATTGTTTTGATTATGGCACTTCTTTTAGGTGCTATGGCTATGGGTGTTGGTATTGGTCCGTATGTAGATATTCCCTCTGTATTAATTGTTATTGGTGGAAGTATCGGCGCACTGATGATATCATTTAAACCTTCGCAGATGAAATCTTTTGTTAAAATTTTTATGATAGCTATAAAACCGCCACAAGAGGATAAAATAGAACTTATTAAAAAACTTGTACAGTTTTCAACCAAGGCAAGAAAAGATGGTATTTTAGCTCTTGAGAGTGAAGTTAACGATGAACAAAATGCATTTTTAAAAAAAGGGCTCTCCATGGCAATTGATGGAAACGAGCCAGATAATATTAGAGAACTCTTAGAGATTGAGATGGAACAAACAAGCACTAGACATAAGATGAATGGTTCAATCTTCTCTCAGTGGGCTGGATTAGCGGGAGCTATGGGTATGGTTGGAACGCTTATTGGTCTTGTTGCTATGCTTTTAAATATGGCGGACCCCTCTGCAATTGGTCCATCAATGGCAGTTGCCCTACTTACTACTATGTATGGTGCGATTATCGGAAACGTTGTCGGAAATCCAATTGCCAATATTTTAGGTATTAGAAATGATGAAGAGTCACTAGTTAAAGAGATGATTTTAACAGGAATAATGTCTATCCAATCAGGTGATGCACCAAGAGCATTAGAAGCAAAACTTTTAAGTTATTTAGCTCCAAATGAGCGTGTGAGTCAATTTAACTAA
- a CDS encoding OmpA/MotB family protein, translating to MAKKKCPDCPTCMPEWLAAFGDLMSLLLCFFVLLLSMSSMDAKKVSEAIGSLSGAMSVLEGGIKTEVSKRRIQESTPIESTDETSEQVNRISAALKEMNEIQEAQASTQGSAAVVSLEEAQDGFVIELPASLLFKPGSAVIQNEDSLLFLKRVALIIGELPNETTLSVCGHTDDQGPSVKGPYKDNWELSSARAISVLQELLLDGVDPKRISAAGYAEFSPKATNATESGREQNRRVELRFYAGKNADKSKVQQSVLDRAAAQ from the coding sequence ATGGCGAAAAAAAAGTGCCCAGATTGTCCTACATGTATGCCAGAGTGGTTGGCAGCTTTTGGGGATTTAATGTCTCTGCTTTTATGTTTTTTCGTTCTTCTTCTATCAATGTCGAGCATGGATGCAAAAAAAGTATCTGAAGCTATTGGCTCACTATCAGGTGCGATGAGCGTTTTAGAAGGTGGCATAAAAACTGAAGTCTCAAAAAGACGTATCCAAGAATCAACTCCAATTGAGTCAACTGATGAGACTTCAGAGCAGGTAAATAGAATTTCAGCTGCTCTAAAAGAGATGAATGAGATACAAGAGGCACAGGCTTCTACGCAAGGAAGTGCTGCAGTAGTATCTTTAGAAGAGGCTCAAGATGGTTTTGTAATAGAACTTCCAGCATCTCTTCTTTTTAAACCAGGAAGTGCAGTTATACAAAATGAAGATTCACTTCTGTTTTTAAAAAGAGTAGCGTTAATAATTGGCGAGCTGCCAAATGAGACAACTCTAAGCGTATGTGGTCATACTGATGATCAAGGTCCAAGCGTAAAGGGTCCATATAAAGATAACTGGGAACTCTCATCAGCTAGAGCTATATCTGTATTACAAGAGTTGCTTTTAGATGGAGTAGATCCAAAGCGCATAAGTGCTGCTGGATATGCAGAGTTCTCTCCAAAGGCAACAAATGCAACGGAGAGTGGAAGAGAACAAAACCGCAGAGTTGAACTTCGTTTTTATGCTGGTAAAAACGCAGATAAATCAAAAGTACAACAGAGTGTTTTAGATAGGGCAGCAGCTCAATAA
- the fliP gene encoding flagellar type III secretion system pore protein FliP (The bacterial flagellar biogenesis protein FliP forms a type III secretion system (T3SS)-type pore required for flagellar assembly.), with amino-acid sequence MFRIFLSILMLSAISLFGADSVAIPTMNFELSAPKTPEQLVSSLNVLVLLTLLFLAPSMVLVMTTFTRFVIVFGFLRQALGTQQVPPTQLLVMLGMILTFFVMEPVGIKAYEDGIKPYIEEKIGYEEAFDKTALPFKNFMIRNTREKDLALFFRIRKMQNPTTIAEVPLSIIIPAFVISELKTAFEIGFLLFLPFLVIDMVVASILMSMGMMMLPPVMIALPFKILIFILIDGWNLLIGNLIASIK; translated from the coding sequence ATGTTTAGAATTTTTCTCTCTATTTTAATGTTAAGTGCAATCTCTCTTTTTGGGGCAGATAGTGTTGCTATTCCTACTATGAACTTTGAACTCTCAGCGCCAAAAACACCAGAGCAGTTGGTAAGCTCACTAAATGTTCTTGTCCTCTTAACACTTCTTTTTTTAGCACCGAGTATGGTGCTTGTTATGACAACTTTTACAAGGTTTGTTATTGTATTTGGTTTTTTACGACAAGCTCTAGGCACTCAACAAGTTCCTCCTACTCAGCTATTAGTTATGCTTGGTATGATTTTGACATTTTTTGTAATGGAACCTGTTGGAATAAAAGCTTATGAAGATGGAATAAAACCATATATAGAAGAGAAAATAGGGTACGAAGAGGCGTTTGATAAAACAGCTCTTCCATTTAAAAACTTTATGATTAGAAATACAAGAGAGAAAGATTTAGCACTTTTTTTTAGAATAAGAAAGATGCAAAATCCTACAACAATAGCTGAAGTACCTCTCTCTATCATCATTCCAGCTTTTGTTATAAGTGAATTAAAGACAGCTTTTGAGATAGGTTTTTTGTTGTTTTTACCATTTTTGGTAATTGATATGGTTGTGGCATCAATCCTTATGTCCATGGGTATGATGATGTTGCCGCCAGTTATGATAGCTCTGCCCTTTAAGATACTCATTTTTATTCTTATAGATGGATGGAATCTGCTTATTGGCAATCTTATAGCGTCAATTAAATAG